Genomic segment of Veillonella parvula DSM 2008:
GCGGAACGATTGACTAAATCCTCAAAGCTGACCCCTATACGCCGTATGAGCTCATTCTTATGGCAATGCTGCTCGTATAATTTAATAACCGCCGTCGTCAAGGTCTGTAGAGAATCTGTATACTGCTTAAGCTTTTTAGAACCTCCTGTAGAGCGCATCATTTCATTAGCATAGCCGATATGAACATAGATATGATTTGTAACCCCTTTAATTTGTAAAAGCTCTAACACCAAGGACTCTACCATTTCACGCATAGGCACGCATGCCTCTTCATAGGTATAATTGCGCAACAAAATCTGACTGTGCGAGATAGAGTGCTTAATGGGGCGATACGCGTGAATATCCGCAATCGTACAAGGCTCACGGCCCCAAGCATGGTCAATGATGAGCTCTGCATTAATGCCAAACTCCTTGTACAACTTCGCTTCTGGAATCATGGTAATACCATGTAAATCATAAGCACCATACTTATGCAAACGATTAGCTATGCCCTTACCAATCTGCCATATATCGGTCAAAGGCTGATGATACCAGATTGTCTCTTTAAAAAGGCTTTCATCAAGATAGCCTATAAAATCAGACGCATGTTTCGCCAAAATATCAAGGGCAATCTTAGCAAGAAACAAATTTGTTCCGATTCCAACGGTGGCATAAATCTTCGTTGCCACTAGCACCGCATCAAGCAACATCTGCGCCAACTGACGAGGCGTCTTTTTATATAGTGGTAAATAGGGCGTAATATCGATGAAATACTCGTCGATAGAGTACACATGCACATCTTCGGGCGCCACATACTTGAGCAAGGTTCCATAAATCTCAGCAGACACCTGCATATACCGCTTCATATGTGGCTTCACCGTCAAATACTCAATATGCGGTGGAATCTGAAAGAGACGACTGCGGTTTTTAACACCTAATTTTTTTAAGGCTGGCGAAATAGCCAACGTAATAGCCCCCTTGCCACGAGAACCATCGGCCACCACCAGAGGTGTTGTAAACGGATCCAGTCCCAAATCGGCGCATTCTACAGACGCGTAAAAACACTTCAAATCAATACACATATACAGCCGATCCGTATCAGCTGAACCCATACAAACACCTCCCTAAATCGCTAAACAACTGGCTTTTACAAAAATTAGAACACAAAAACTTCTATGATTAGTATAACAAAAATATAGAGTATTTTCAAACATATGTTTGTTATTATAACAGTAAATTTCGAGCATAAAAAATAAAAAGAGTACCTACTATTAGACATCAAATCTAATAGTAGGTACTCTTAAGTACGCATATAACTTAACCCAATATGGTTTCTTTAGGACTTCTATAATAAACTAATCCCTTTTCACTACTATAATCCATGCTAGACTCTTTAAGCCTACAAAAATAACCCCTAAGGTCTATAGAAATCTTTCTTAACCACAATTGTTGTCGTTTATTGCTCAAAAAATCTTTTCGGTTATCACAAGAATCAAATAATTCAAGAGCATCACTTAAAACCTCAGACTCGCCACAGTTTATAGCTCGAAGATTAGTAAGGTAGTTACGTTTAAAAGTATCAAAGGCATCACCACAATACTCCCCTAACTCAATCAAAAACACTGTATATCCTAGCATAAAAATCATCATGATTTGCTCAAAACTATGATGAGATATAAAAGAAATATAGAGATGATCAACGCTATCCGTATTAGGTACATCAAACAAGTTGAAATCATTAATACAAGTATGATATGAGGGCTCCATTAATCTAGATATACAATCTAGTTCCAAGTAATCTATCGCATCACGCAAATGACCTTCCCAATCAAAGTCTTCAAACCACTCTGCTGCATCAACAATATCTTCCATGCCCATACCTTGGAAAACAATCTCCCTTAAGTCCTTTGACAATTGGTATTCATCAATTAAATCTATCATGGACAAATGATAATGCAGGCTCTCAAATACACCTAGCCTAATACGCTTATATTTATAAGCCTCTGCAGCACCTAATCCAACCATCAACAAATAAAACTCAATATTTTGTTTTCCACTAATAGTTAAATTCATCATACATAGGATGGAAACCTTATATTCCATCTCACAATACTTACGTATTGTACGACACTATAAAATCTATCTAGTACTATTATACACTTTAATAAGACTTATTTTCTACTAACATAACCCAAAACTTCTATTTCCATTTCTCCAAACAATACAACGAAAACTATCGAGTGCCACTATATTGATGGGACACCTTCATATCTACAGTGATAAAAAGAAAGGACTATACTTATGCAGCGACATCAGGTCACGAGGAGCAAAGAAGTATAGTCCTTTCTTTTTAATTAAAATGTAGCTATGTCACGGGGCCCCATCAATATAGGCCCCCCACGATAGTTTTCATTATTGTTCCGGCCCTAGGTCTCGGAATTCTACGTCTCTAAATTGTGTTAATTCTCCAACGAATTGGAGTTCTACGGTACCGACGGAGCCATTACGGTGTTTACGAATAAGGACTTCTGCATTGTCCCCTTTTTCGGAGTTTTCATCGTAATATTTATCGCGGTACAAGAAGATAACAATATCCGCATCCTGCTCGAGAGAACCAGATTCACGAAGGTCCGAAAGTACAGGCCGTTTATCTGGTCTGCTTTCAACACTACGAGACAACTGAGACAAAGCGATAACCGGTACGTTAAATTCACGAGCAATCAGTTTAAGATTACGAGAGATTTCGGACACCTCTTGTTGACGATTTTCACTGCCCTTACCAGCATTTCGACCTTGCATCAACTGAATATAATCGACGATAACGAGATCGAGGCCATGTTCCACCTTGAGACGGCGCAATTTAGAGCGCATATCTTGTACGGTAAGACCCGGCGTATCATCGATAAAGAGCTTGGATTTACTCATGCGGTCCGCTGCGGCAATAACCTTTTCCCAGTCAGCAGGATCCATGTTCGCACGGCGCAATTTTTCAGAACTCACACCTGCCACGGAGGACAAAATACGACCAACGAGCTGTTCCTTGCCCATTTCCAGGGAAAAGAACGCCACCGTCTTGTCGTACAACATCGTTACATTTTGAGCGATATTCAAGGTGAAAGCTGTTTTCCCCATCGCAGGACGAGCTGCTACGAGGATGAGGTCAGATTTTTGTAAGCCGTTGAAAATGTGGTCCACATCTTTAAAGCCTGTTGGCACGCCTGTAATAGCACCATCATGCTGTTGCAGTGCATTAAGTTTATCTAGATTAGATAAAACCACTTCACCAATGGCTGCAAAGGATGATTCAGACTGAGTTTGACCGCTTACGTCTAGCACCATTTGCTCTGCCTTATTGAGGATTGCCGTCGGCTCATCTTCGCCAGCATACGTCATGCCTACGATTTTATTCCCTGCATCGATGAGGCGGCGCAACTGAGCTTTCTCGCTGATGATTTTCGCATGTTCCTCAACATTGTAGGAAACCGATTCATTCGCAAGAGATGTAATATAAGCAAGACCACCTACCGCATCAAGGCGCTTACGACGGTCTAGTTCTTCACCAACGGTGATAAAATCAGCCGTCTTATTGGCATGCACGATTTCTAGAATAGCATCGTAAATAATACGATGTGCATCGCGGTAAAAATCTTCAGATTTAAGAATACTCGTCACCGTATCTACAACGGCACCCATATTGGATCCATTAGTTAATAAAGCCCCCAAAACGGCCTTTTCCGCATCTAGATTATGCGGTGGAATGCGTACATCCATGATAATCCCCTTCACACAACCACTATGGATAAAAGAATTCACCATACTCAAAGAGCATGGTGAATACTATTATTCGGCTACTACATTAACCTTGATAGTACTTGTAATTTCAGGATGAACACGAACTAATACGTCATGTACGCCCAATGTTTTCAATGGTTCTTTGATTTCGATTTTCTTTTTATCGATATCTACTTTATATTGAGCTTTAGCAGCATCGGAAATATCTTTAGCAGTAACGGATCCGAATACACGGCCTTCTTCGCCCATGCGAACTTTTACAGTTACTTCAACCTTAGTCAATTGAGCTGCCAAGATCTTAGCTTCGTCATTTGCAACGGCTTTATTATGAGCAATGGATTCTTGTTTTTGTTTCGCATTATTTACATTAGTTGCTGTACCTTCAAGACCAAGACCTTTTTTGATCAATACATTGCGACCATATGCATCGCTAACTTCAACGATTTCGCCTTTTTTACCAACTTTTTTAACGTCTTCTAACAATACTACTTTCATTGTTGTTCCTCCTCTTGTTCTGCGGAATGAAGCGCATCAAGAGCATGCTCCAAAATGGCCTGCTTCGCTTCCTCTATGGTCATACCTTGTAATTGAGCACCAGCCACAGTTCTATGACCGCCACCACCCAAGGCTTCCATTACAACTTGTACGTTTACCTTGCCCTTGGATCGAGCGCTGACGCCGATACCGCCATCATTTAGGGAATATAGTACAAAGGCTGCTTCAATATCTTCATTACTAATGAGCATGTCCGCACTTTGTGCAGCCAACGCCATCATATCCTTTAAACCTTCAGGCGCTACGGAAATAGCAATCCCTTCAGTACGACTTGCTTCAAATACCATTTTAGCACGCAATTGGATAGAATCGAAAGTTTCAATAAACAATTGTTTAACTCTGTCGATATCCGCTCCTGCACGGCGCAAAAATGCTGCAGCCTCAAAGGTACGCGCACCAGTTTGTTGAACAAAGTTCTTCGTATCTAATACGATACCTGCATAAATACCTGTGGCTTCCGCTTTTGAAAGTTTCACAGGAACACCTGCATATTGTACAAGCTCTGTTACGAGCTCAGATGTAGACGATGCAGATGGTTCCAAATAGGTAAGTAATGGGTTTTCTACAAAGTCCGCTGCACGACGGTGATGGTCGATAACGATGCGTCGTTCAGAGATTTCAAGCGCCTCTTGAGCCGCCACCATTTCCTGACGATGCGTATCACACACGACAGTGAGCGTATTCGCATCTACCCATACTCTTGCAGCTTCTGCAGTAATAATATTCTCTTGCCAGAACTCTGACTCGTTAAGAACATTCACCATTTTATCGATGGCGCTAGTTTCTTTTGAAAGCGCAATGCGCACGTCTTTACCAAGTGCTCGAGCAATGGCGGCTACACCAATAATACCGCCTAAAGCATCGTAGTCTTCACGTTGATGCCCCATGATAAGAATCTTATCAGAATCAATCATAAGCTCATGTATCGCTTGAGATACAACACGAGCACGAACGCGCGTATTCTTCTCAACGCCTGCCGTATTACCGCCAAAGAAGCGCGTACTTTCACCATCCATAATACACACTTGGTCACCACCGCGACCTAATGCAATATCTAAGGCTGCACGAGCACGGCCAGATACATCTTTCACAGAGCCTACATTTTCACTAATACCAATGGAAATCGTAGCTGGTACTTGACGAGGAGATGGTACTTTCCGGATTCGTTCGAGCACTTTAAAACCATCTTCCTCCATCTCATGAAGTGCACCACGAGAAATGGCAAAGGTATACATATCATCTTGGAAGTTACGAATAAAACCTTCGTAGCGGTCAATTTCATCCATGATGATATTATTTATATCTGTCCAAATACTAGTATACTCACGATCACTAAGACCTTTTGTCAATTCTTCGAGATTATCAATCTGAATCATGCCCCATACAGGCTGGCCCTCTTCCGCTTTAATACGGGCTTTTTCTAAGTCTGTAATGTCCTTGAAATACAATGCCATCACTGCATGTTCCGCGAGTTCATCTTCACTATCAATATCTGATCGCGTATCCCGAGGATCGATAAATTTATAAATAATTTGGAAGTATCGATTTTCATATTTTTCCGTCATATATCCGGACTTACCCCAAATTTTATCGATACGGAAACCAGGTAACAACGCAGACATTTTTTGGAGCTTATTCCAGTCCACCTTAACCCAGTCAGCGAAAACACTATTATTCCACACCAAGGTGCCTTGCTTATTAACAAGAACAATCCCCATTGGCAAATTTTGTAAAGCAAAGTTAGAAGCTTGTGTGACGTTTTTCATCATCGCACTAAACTGTTCTCTTGCTAAACGACGCCGGTTATGAAGGGTATTATAATTAACCAAATACGCCGCTACTACAATGATTAATGCTAAAATTGCAATAGCCCAATTTAAATAGGCCAACAATAATAGCAATAATACGAGAACGGCAACAATGGTAATTTCTAAACCTTTCCATCTCCGTTGAAAGGATTTCATAACGGCCTCCTTTCTATTACTATTGACGCGCTTTGTAACGTGTCCGTAAATCTAAAAACATATCTATAACACCAAATATCGCTAGTGCTTGTCCAAAGAAGAAGGCATATACACCAAGTAATATCCACTTCAATTTATTACTCATGCGATAACTACTCATTAAATCTGCTAAAGCAGCAAAGCCATGAATAGAACACATAGAACTACCGAGAAGTAATATATTAGTACTAATGGCTGTGACCCATGAAGAGTTCATATTAATATGTGGAGCACCATATATACCAATAATGCCTAACGCATATAAACCGGCACTCCAGATAGGCATTCTCCACTCTTCAATCGGTAAAAATCGAGATATGGAGATATGTAACCGCTTGCCTAACCATATAGATATCTGAATAGTTATATAACTATATGATACTGCAGCTATAGCTACAGCTACAAAAAACGCATCCTTCAAACCGGTAGCTAACTTATCTACATTTTTCACAAATAAATCCGCTTGTTCCTGTGTAATATTAGAATTCGTTTGTAATGCTTGGTCAGCAATCATACGAGCTTGCTCTGTCATCTGTATATCTATCATTGATAGGTCAATACCAGATATATACGCTTGTGCAATGAAAGTTACTAATACAGCAATAAACATAGCAATACTAGGGAGTAGTAACCGTTTAATCGTTCCCAACGAAAGACGATTGCCTTCTCCTACTCCTACACCTACCGCAGCAAATAAGCCAACAGGTATACCATTCCATGGTCCAAATAAAATTACTGCTAAGAAAGTAGTAACAATAGCTGCCGATATACTATATTTGCGGCCCCATTTTGTTCCAATTATGCCAATGGCCGCAGGTGTAACAAAAAATGATAAAAAGGCGAAAGTTGGTATATAAACACTGATAGCACTAAGGATAACACCTATAGCACTAACAAATGCAGTTTCTACCATCGCTCTTGTATTTGTTTTATTCATAAATCACCATTCTTACATAAGAAGATATATTGATTGGTATCTTTTAATTATAACAGTTTAAAAGGGTAACTTCAAATACCCCATATAGTAGACGAATGCGATAGCAATGCTATTAATGGTAGTTTTTATTTCTCTTTCAAAATGCCAAAAGTACCACACCATGAGGTGCGGTACTTTTCTGTATTATATAAGATTATACGTCTTGAATAATCGGCAGGATCATAGGACGACGACGGGTTTTATCATAGAAGAATTTACCCAATGCGTCACGTACGTTTTGCTTAATGGTTGTCCAATCTTTGATGCGTTGCATTTCACAATCTTCAAGAACTTGTTCTACGCGGCGCTCCGCAGCAAGCATGAGTTCTTCTGCGTCACGAACGTATACGAAGCCACGAGATACGAGGTCTGGACCAGCTACGATAGTACCGGAAGCTTTATCCATCGCCATAACGACGATAACCATACCTTCTTGTGCCAATTGTTGACGGTCGCGGATAACGATATTACCTACGTCACCAACACCAAGACCATCAACAAAGATAGCGCCAGCTTGTACGCGACCGCCTTTGCGACCACCATCTTTATCGAATTCAAAGATTTGACCATTGTCGCCGATAAGGACCTTCTTAGGATCTACACCCATAGCAACACCGAGTTCACCATGACGGCGCAACATGCGATACTCACCATGAACTGGGATAAAGTATTCTGGACGAACAAGGTTAAGCATTGTTTTAAGCTCTTCTTGGCTCGCATGACCAGATACGTGAATACCACGGTCTTTACCGTATACCACATTACAACCTAAACGAAGCAAGTTATCGATAGTTCTACCTACAGCACCTTCGTTGCCTGGAATTGGTGTAGCAGAAATGATAACCGTATCATTCGGTGCCAATTCTACAGTACGATGATTGCTTGTTGCCATACGGGACAAGCCTGCCATCGGTTCACCTTGAGAACCAGTCGTTAAGATCATGATTTGGTCATCTGTGTAGTTGTGCATTACATCAACGTCGATAATTATATTTGGTGGAATATTCAAGTATCCACGCTCTTGGGCAATTTCTGTAACATTGACCATGCTACGGCCCATAACTACAACCTTACGGTTGAACATAACCGCCGCATCAATAGCTTGTTGGATACGGGATACGTTGGATGCAAATGTTGCCAAAACAACGCGGCCTTTTGCTTCTCCAACAGCTTGTTTAATCGCAGGGCCTACGGAACTTTCAGAGCCGGTAGTACCTGGTTTTTCTACATTTGTAGAATCCGACAAGAGCGCTAATACACCTTTGTTACCTAGCTCAGCAAATTTGTGCATATCCATCAAACGGCCATCAACAGGAGTTTGGTCAATTTTAAAGTCCCCTGTATGAAGAATTGTTCCGATTGGTGTATTAAAGTATACAGCGCAGGAGTCAGGAATGGAGTGATTTGTTTGGATGAAACCAACAGTCACTTGACCAATTTGAACTTCATCGCCGGCAGCAATCGTACGAAGACATTTTGGAGATACCTTATGTTCTTTAAACTTGCCTTCAATTAAGCCACAAACGAGATTTGTTGCATATACTGGGCAGCTAATTTCTTTCATTAGGTACGCCAAGGAGCCGATATGGTCCTCGTGACCATGAGTAATTACGACAGCTTTCACGCGATCCTTATTCTCGATGATATAGCTCATATCAGGAATAACGATGTCTACGCCAAGCATATCTTCACTAGGGAACGCAAGACCAGAGTCAAGAACGATAATTTCGTCCTCGTATTGGAAGATGGTCATATTTTTGCCGATTTCACCAAGACCACCTAGTGGGATGATTTGGAATTTGCCCTTGTTGACGCCATTTGGCGTACGACCGACTAATTCTACTTGTTCCTCTTGATTATTCCAACCCGTAGAACGGTTATTTGGGCGGTTATTATTGCGATTCTGACCATTTTGGCCATTGCGACCATTATTAGTACGCGTATTACGTGTATTTTCACCACGCGGTGCACGAGTTTGGCGAGTTTTGCGTT
This window contains:
- a CDS encoding DUF3969 domain-containing protein, translated to MEYKVSILCMMNLTISGKQNIEFYLLMVGLGAAEAYKYKRIRLGVFESLHYHLSMIDLIDEYQLSKDLREIVFQGMGMEDIVDAAEWFEDFDWEGHLRDAIDYLELDCISRLMEPSYHTCINDFNLFDVPNTDSVDHLYISFISHHSFEQIMMIFMLGYTVFLIELGEYCGDAFDTFKRNYLTNLRAINCGESEVLSDALELFDSCDNRKDFLSNKRQQLWLRKISIDLRGYFCRLKESSMDYSSEKGLVYYRSPKETILG
- the dnaB gene encoding replicative DNA helicase, which produces MDVRIPPHNLDAEKAVLGALLTNGSNMGAVVDTVTSILKSEDFYRDAHRIIYDAILEIVHANKTADFITVGEELDRRKRLDAVGGLAYITSLANESVSYNVEEHAKIISEKAQLRRLIDAGNKIVGMTYAGEDEPTAILNKAEQMVLDVSGQTQSESSFAAIGEVVLSNLDKLNALQQHDGAITGVPTGFKDVDHIFNGLQKSDLILVAARPAMGKTAFTLNIAQNVTMLYDKTVAFFSLEMGKEQLVGRILSSVAGVSSEKLRRANMDPADWEKVIAAADRMSKSKLFIDDTPGLTVQDMRSKLRRLKVEHGLDLVIVDYIQLMQGRNAGKGSENRQQEVSEISRNLKLIAREFNVPVIALSQLSRSVESRPDKRPVLSDLRESGSLEQDADIVIFLYRDKYYDENSEKGDNAEVLIRKHRNGSVGTVELQFVGELTQFRDVEFRDLGPEQ
- a CDS encoding Y-family DNA polymerase: MGSADTDRLYMCIDLKCFYASVECADLGLDPFTTPLVVADGSRGKGAITLAISPALKKLGVKNRSRLFQIPPHIEYLTVKPHMKRYMQVSAEIYGTLLKYVAPEDVHVYSIDEYFIDITPYLPLYKKTPRQLAQMLLDAVLVATKIYATVGIGTNLFLAKIALDILAKHASDFIGYLDESLFKETIWYHQPLTDIWQIGKGIANRLHKYGAYDLHGITMIPEAKLYKEFGINAELIIDHAWGREPCTIADIHAYRPIKHSISHSQILLRNYTYEEACVPMREMVESLVLELLQIKGVTNHIYVHIGYANEMMRSTGGSKKLKQYTDSLQTLTTAVIKLYEQHCHKNELIRRIGVSFEDLVNRSAIPQEEDLFNILATDTEEKERQVQEAMLSIKEQFGKNSILRASSLQEEGTMRFRNTLVGGHNGE
- a CDS encoding DHH family phosphoesterase translates to MKSFQRRWKGLEITIVAVLVLLLLLLAYLNWAIAILALIIVVAAYLVNYNTLHNRRRLAREQFSAMMKNVTQASNFALQNLPMGIVLVNKQGTLVWNNSVFADWVKVDWNKLQKMSALLPGFRIDKIWGKSGYMTEKYENRYFQIIYKFIDPRDTRSDIDSEDELAEHAVMALYFKDITDLEKARIKAEEGQPVWGMIQIDNLEELTKGLSDREYTSIWTDINNIIMDEIDRYEGFIRNFQDDMYTFAISRGALHEMEEDGFKVLERIRKVPSPRQVPATISIGISENVGSVKDVSGRARAALDIALGRGGDQVCIMDGESTRFFGGNTAGVEKNTRVRARVVSQAIHELMIDSDKILIMGHQREDYDALGGIIGVAAIARALGKDVRIALSKETSAIDKMVNVLNESEFWQENIITAEAARVWVDANTLTVVCDTHRQEMVAAQEALEISERRIVIDHHRRAADFVENPLLTYLEPSASSTSELVTELVQYAGVPVKLSKAEATGIYAGIVLDTKNFVQQTGARTFEAAAFLRRAGADIDRVKQLFIETFDSIQLRAKMVFEASRTEGIAISVAPEGLKDMMALAAQSADMLISNEDIEAAFVLYSLNDGGIGVSARSKGKVNVQVVMEALGGGGHRTVAGAQLQGMTIEEAKQAILEHALDALHSAEQEEEQQ
- the rplI gene encoding 50S ribosomal protein L9 yields the protein MKVVLLEDVKKVGKKGEIVEVSDAYGRNVLIKKGLGLEGTATNVNNAKQKQESIAHNKAVANDEAKILAAQLTKVEVTVKVRMGEEGRVFGSVTAKDISDAAKAQYKVDIDKKKIEIKEPLKTLGVHDVLVRVHPEITSTIKVNVVAE
- a CDS encoding DUF2232 domain-containing protein, with product MNKTNTRAMVETAFVSAIGVILSAISVYIPTFAFLSFFVTPAAIGIIGTKWGRKYSISAAIVTTFLAVILFGPWNGIPVGLFAAVGVGVGEGNRLSLGTIKRLLLPSIAMFIAVLVTFIAQAYISGIDLSMIDIQMTEQARMIADQALQTNSNITQEQADLFVKNVDKLATGLKDAFFVAVAIAAVSYSYITIQISIWLGKRLHISISRFLPIEEWRMPIWSAGLYALGIIGIYGAPHINMNSSWVTAISTNILLLGSSMCSIHGFAALADLMSSYRMSNKLKWILLGVYAFFFGQALAIFGVIDMFLDLRTRYKARQ
- a CDS encoding ribonuclease J, translating into MLNKLMNKILGGTVNTTDNQVTAQVKAEPTVAKNATLTAAAEGEQKQTRRRTNTRRPAGEGRTRQQTAGEGATRQRRTTNTRTSANSGRTNTTRRTNTRRNAEQGEGQERKTRQTRAPRGENTRNTRTNNGRNGQNGQNRNNNRPNNRSTGWNNQEEQVELVGRTPNGVNKGKFQIIPLGGLGEIGKNMTIFQYEDEIIVLDSGLAFPSEDMLGVDIVIPDMSYIIENKDRVKAVVITHGHEDHIGSLAYLMKEISCPVYATNLVCGLIEGKFKEHKVSPKCLRTIAAGDEVQIGQVTVGFIQTNHSIPDSCAVYFNTPIGTILHTGDFKIDQTPVDGRLMDMHKFAELGNKGVLALLSDSTNVEKPGTTGSESSVGPAIKQAVGEAKGRVVLATFASNVSRIQQAIDAAVMFNRKVVVMGRSMVNVTEIAQERGYLNIPPNIIIDVDVMHNYTDDQIMILTTGSQGEPMAGLSRMATSNHRTVELAPNDTVIISATPIPGNEGAVGRTIDNLLRLGCNVVYGKDRGIHVSGHASQEELKTMLNLVRPEYFIPVHGEYRMLRRHGELGVAMGVDPKKVLIGDNGQIFEFDKDGGRKGGRVQAGAIFVDGLGVGDVGNIVIRDRQQLAQEGMVIVVMAMDKASGTIVAGPDLVSRGFVYVRDAEELMLAAERRVEQVLEDCEMQRIKDWTTIKQNVRDALGKFFYDKTRRRPMILPIIQDV